The nucleotide window GACTAATGTTGGGGAAAGCCGCCCACATTACTTCTTGCGTTGTTGTCAAGAGATAATGAGAGCTAGTTGTTTTATGCAGGAATGAGCACTCAAGAGCATGACctccagaggaagagagaggtggggggggtgtggagagggaggcagaggtaAGGGattaaagagagagggagacggtgAAAGTTATGGAGAGAGGAGTGAAAAAGAGTGGCACTATGTAGAGAAATGGATAGATGAAGAACAGATAGACCGAGGATAaatgtgggagagagagaggacgggaTTGAGGGAGCTGAAGGAGAGTCTGAAGGAGAAAGAGGCAAGTTTAGGGGAGAAGAAAATGCAAGATGGGATTCCCTTCACACCACTGTCCCCGCTAATCTACTTAGAAATAAGCTCACATCTGTTTTCCACATAAAAGCCCCAAAATAGTGTCACATTCACTCATGCAAAATCAGGTTATTATTCAGCTTCAGCCTGAAAAGTGGCCTGCATTTCAACTGTGCCCTCATCCAAATAAGCTTTTACATCAATGTGAAGTGGAATGTGTGCTACGCTTGGCTAGTTTGCAATCCCTACTGATAACTCTTTGCATATATTCACCATCAGGAGGTTCTCCTCATTCCTCTTTACAGAATTAAACCTGACTCTAGAAACGGCTGCttatttttttgaaatgttCACACTTTGTATTAGTGTGGGCGCCAAGTATCTGtctttcctccccctcccccttttCAGTTTGTCCATATGGAGAGTAGTGGAATGTCAGAGCACTTGAATTAGTTATATAACAACTAATTTGAATTCTCACTTTGACCCCAGTTGTCATATTGCTTCACTCATGTACAGTATGACCTCAACCTAAAGCTATTTTGCTGTGGTAATTTTTTGCTATGGCTGCACTTAAGCCGACTGAGGCTCTATTATAGTAATGTagcacacacaggcagctatTGTTGGCATTgtacttttatctttttaaaggtGATGAAAAATTCCTTTTATGATTAAATTAATCCCCCCCCCAAACTATGTTCATATCAGTAATGGAGAAGGCATGTCGCAACAAACCACTGTGTATGGTAGACAATGTCATTGTCAGCCTGAAAGATTTCATTTCCCATTTCCCAGAAAGGCCAAGTTGGGTGAAGGTGACCACCCAGAGTTTGGTTGTTTGTAGTGATTACAAGTCGCCATGTCCACTTAAGCGTGATTGGATACATCCTATGCCAGAAAATTCACCTCGCTACAGACCAAAGGATCCCTGGTCCCGGTCTACAAATCGAGTTTCATTACCATAACAACATCTGTGCTGAATTTAAAGGAACAGAATAGAGGAGAATAGAGAAATGGCCTCTTGATCATGCTCAAAAAGATTGCAGAAATGAAATGCATAAGAGGATGAGAGAACAGGAGAGGCACCTTTTGAAACAGCAGATAGAACAGAatagaaaataacagaaaacacaaagaaagggGTTTTCGTTGAAAAGGGAATACATTTATaggaaaaagctgaaaagatgGAGAGGGCTTTCAAAGGAGGGGAAAGATAGGATAGAAAAAAAGATTGGAGcattcaaaataacaaaatagaGAATCTTAGTAAAAGCAGGCTTACACTGAGGGGCGTTCTGCACCGGACACGCGGTGGTGCATGTGGAGCTCAGCTTGTTGACCACTCCCGTGATGTTCTCCACCTTCCTGTCCACCATAGCCTGCAGATTGTCTATGTTGAGCAGGTTCAGCCCCTCCAGGCGACCCTGCAGAGCCGAGATCTGGCTCCTGGCGTTGCGCAGGCTGGCCGACATCCTATTCAGCTTCACCtgggaaaaggaaaggaaataatTTCTGTGCACAGACTACAAAGCAGGTGGATAACTGAAGTCACCAGCCTCCTTCattgtttcaccagccaattAGAATTTTTTAATAGGAATGAGTCTGCTTGATGTTTGGCCGTCTGCCAGAGTGGCTGTGTGAGAGTCAACAAAGTTAGCAGACAGGGCCAAAATTTAGCGCCGTTTCGCTGCTGTCTAACGCCGATTCCCCACCCTGTTGACAATAGCAGGAATTTTCCCTGGTGGTCCAGTGCCAGGTAGGACTTTACAGGTCTATAAACATCTGGCCAGTTTACATTCCAGCTGGGTACATTTGATCGGGCAAATTTCAATGACTTTTTTCCTACAGTGTTTTATAGAGcacattttagtttagtttgtttagattagtgtcactaaaatattcacaaggCTGATAATGATGCTGGCTCACTGGGAATTCACATGGCTCTGATGGAAAACAGAAATTGGTGCAGTGACACTGTTGCACTCTAAATTATGTTTATCTGGTACAGAATGTGCACCAATGTAGATTTTTACATCCTTTGAACAATTTCCAAACTAATCCTCACCCGAATTTAGATTAGGATGACAAATACACTTAACTTTTATTGACACCATTCAGTGATGAGAAATTCATTAAGATTTactgaatataaaatataaacctGGAGGTTTCATCTTTGCATCGAAACATGGATATTAAAATAGAGCTCATTCCTTGGTAAAATCCtacattttctgattaaaagtgttaaaaattctctcttttgtttgtgAGACTGAACTGCGACTCTTACCTGCATCTCCTGCATACTGCTTGGGCTCGGTGTAATTTTCCCAAAAATAGAACCTTGCGCTGGTCCAGCATTGTCCACAGTAACTCTAGGCACCATCCcgtctcccctctcctcctggCTGGACCCACCTTGCACATCCTGCCCTGTCAGGTCGAGTCTCCCATCTTCGTTGTCCCTTTGAACTGGGATCTGCGTCTGTCCCTGGTCAGCTTGCTGATGTCCAAAAGCCTCATTGCCCCGTGCCCCACGGCACTCCTGGCACCCGCTCTTCAGCTTATTGACCACCTCCTTCagactctgcagctccttcatCGTCTTCTCCAGCAGCCTGAACTGCTTGGGCAGCTGGATGGTGAGGGGAGGCAAGGTGAGCTGGTAAGGGCaatcctccccctcctctgcccCGGCCCCGGAGCTCCCGCACTGGCCCGAGGGTCTCAGTTTCATGGGGCAGGAGATGGGGGTACCAGAGTCAGATCCCAAAGAGAAGGGTCCTTTAGCGTCCCATCTCTGGTGTGAGTTGATGGGGAAGTCCGCTGCCCGGCTGGTGCGCGGCACCAAGGCGGCTGTGAGCAGTAGACTGGCACAAACGCAAAGCACAAGTGTCCTCATTTTACTGAAATAAGTATGTGTAAAGTGAGAGTGTCTGCAACTGCCTCCGATGTGAACTCAGAAAGTGTCTGGATGCCTAAAGTAATATgaatgagagtgtgtgtctgtgcccgCAGCTGTAGATTGTAAGTATAGgagtatgtgagtgtgtgtccagTATCCTATTGgtttaagagtgtgtgtgtgtgtgtgagtgtgtgtgagcacatccTGCAGGACGGAGAGCGCGCAGGGGAACTGCCGCTGCCTCAGATAGCTGTGTCATTAATATCAGGAcgggtgagggagggagga belongs to Pagrus major chromosome 14, Pma_NU_1.0 and includes:
- the fgl2a gene encoding fibrinogen-like 2a, with amino-acid sequence MRTLVLCVCASLLLTAALVPRTSRAADFPINSHQRWDAKGPFSLGSDSGTPISCPMKLRPSGQCGSSGAGAEEGEDCPYQLTLPPLTIQLPKQFRLLEKTMKELQSLKEVVNKLKSGCQECRGARGNEAFGHQQADQGQTQIPVQRDNEDGRLDLTGQDVQGGSSQEERGDGMVPRVTVDNAGPAQGSIFGKITPSPSSMQEMQVKLNRMSASLRNARSQISALQGRLEGLNLLNIDNLQAMVDRKVENITGVVNKLSSTCTTACPVQNAPQFILAPRECSDYNVLEARKNGVYRVTPDPRNGTFEVFCDMESYGGGWTVIQQRLDGSVSFNRTWAEYKKGFGNLRGEFWLGNDHIHLLTKAKDMIVRIELEDFEGVREYAKYDQFYVANEFLRYRLSVSGYSGTAGNAISFNKHFNHDQKFFSTPDRDNDMYPSGNCGAYYSSGWWFDACMSANLNGKYYHKRYKGVRNGIFWGTWHNMSTEYYPTNYRQAFKTVKMMIRPKNYAP